A window of Gadus chalcogrammus isolate NIFS_2021 chromosome 16, NIFS_Gcha_1.0, whole genome shotgun sequence contains these coding sequences:
- the LOC130406447 gene encoding PHD finger protein 12-like, producing the protein MLPPGEWMCHRCNVRKKKREQKSDQTNGLPDKLVSKRAASPAVELELNPGALRLDGLPPGAGAAGPGLRVAQVRLLDRRSSSRPSSRPGTPTSNSSSTPTPSEDQNDGEEEAEAEEEALGSELEGSSNLAPAPRLLKTLPAADRCCHGEEPHAVPTA; encoded by the exons ATGCTGCCACCTGGGGAATGGATGTGTCATCGTTGTAATGTTCGAAAAAAG AAGCGGGAGCAGAAGTCCGACCAGACCAACGGCCTGCCGGACAAGCTGGTGTCGAAGCGTGCAGCGTCGCCGGCCGTGGAGCTGGAGCTCAACCCCGGCGCCCTGCGTCTGGACGGCCTGCCGCCCGGGGCCGGCGCCGCGGGGCCCGGCCTGAGGGTGGCCCAGGTCCGCCTGCTGGACCGCCGGAGCAGCAGCAGACCCAGCAGTCGTCCAGGCACGCCCACCTCAAACAGTTCGTCCACGCCCACGCCGTCTGAGGACCAGAacgacggcgaggaggaggcggaggccgAGGAGGAGGCGCTGGGCTCAGAGCTGGAGGGCTCCTCCAATCTGGCCCCGGCACCGCGCCTCCTGAAGACCCTTCCAGCTGCTGATCGCTGCTGCCATGGAGAGGAACCCCACGCAGTTCCAACTGCCTAA